In Lolium rigidum isolate FL_2022 chromosome 3, APGP_CSIRO_Lrig_0.1, whole genome shotgun sequence, the genomic window gttatcgtagatccaatacgaaccatgggtcaatcggctctttgagccgattcacagggtaacctgagagccgatcgaggctcagatttaatgtttacgtgtctgccatgcaggaaactaattgaagcaatccatcaccttcctaaccaggtataggtcaggtggcacgccctcgcaacagccaggacgtgtgccggattttgcgggccgtcgcccgagggaccagggcccaccagcagttctgggagcctcccggctcttcgtgttgctcgtcgctgctcgctggtgggttttggcaggcaacatatTGATGCTGAAATGTTGCTATAGTGTTAAAATGTTGCCAAAGTGCTTAAATTTTGTCGAACTGTTTTTGTCATGCTGATGTTTATGCTGAAATGTTATTATGCTGACGTACATAACACGTAAGcccatggatatccatggatacccAGATATCTAACGGGTTTAGATTTGGAGCGACGTCCATGCTCATAGATGCGTTCGTAGGTAGGGCACAATTAGGTTGATGGATATGGATCTGATTTTGGTATGTCCGTCCAAACCcactccattgccatccttagtaGCCACATATTTTGAGAAAACCTTTAACCAATTAATATGgttaacaaaatataagatatatgtcaCAAAAGATATACTATTGAATTCATATTTAAAAGAAGTTTCCTATGGTATacctttttgtggcatatatgtaATATTTTATTGAACAAATTAATGGTTTAATTTTTTTACTTAAAATACATGGGGGCCTAATAAACCAATATGGAGGGAGTCTAAATTTTCTATAGGAAACTGTCAAAAATGATATAGATGTCAAATGCCAACAAAAGGTTCTTCCATAATTTCGAGCCGCAATGCGAAGGCTACACGCATGACACAACCAGCAAGAGAACAAACACCATACCATTATTCTACAAAAAAGAAACTAAATAGCCCGATCGATGTCGCTGGGAGCCGAGAGTATGTATCACCATTGTCAAGAACGTATATCAGTTGGGATAAATATTACGAGAACAATCCTTTTTGCACCAATGATGTGAATTGGTTTTCCAAAATCGATCTAACGAGGTAAGATCTGAACGACCATGCCTAGAGAAATTTAATCTTTGAACACCACTATTAATTAGAACGAATATCTCTTCATCGAACGAagagccgaagatcacttatattAGACGATACCATCTCCATTGGTAAGGATGCAAAAAAACAAGACGATTAGCAAAACTCTAATATATCGAAAAAACTACTTTTATTATAACACCACTTCTTGATCAGGTTTCTCACCGGCCACGACGTCCCACCATCTCTGGCAAGGTCATCCACCCTCGTTTCATCGACACTCGCTAACGGGCCACAGACGCACGAGGCCATGTAGCTTGCGCATCGCGATGATAGGAGACACAACAGCGACATATAAGTTTGCCCTAGAAGGTCGGGTGGACCTATTTTATGCGTTTAGCGTGGAAATGATGTGGGATCCCacacctcctcatcatcatattcaTTGTTAAATTCATCAACCCCTTGTTCCTGCACATCGCTACCGGAGCTTGTCATCGACCCTTCGCTGCTACCGTGGGATGGACCACCATCTCCGACCACCCGCGGCCATTGCCGCTCGCGCGTCGCCCTAACACACCCTCCTCAAACCGCCCCAATTACCGGTCCACCACCGCCAAAACCTTACTCTAAATGACCCGACTACAGCGCCGGTGAGCACCCCGCGCCACAAACCCTATGTCATCGGCGAGCTACCCACTCCCGCTGCCCCCACCCTAaattccattccttgactttgccGGCGATGCCACGACGAGCCACGTCATCCCCATCTCCAGCGAGGTCTAGGCCTCGCCTTGCCAGCGACACTGGCCAGCCGCATCATCCCCATCTTCGGCCAGCCTTATTGTTTGCCGGCGTGGCCGTATTCAATGTGAGAGAGCCGGTTGCATCGGAGGGGTGCGCGTTGACACGCAACAGGCGTCAAATAGGTATTGCCGACAAGGTCTGCCTTTTGCTAGTGATTTCCCATTTTCTTCTCTTGGGCCTTCACTAAAATGGCTGGCAGGTCTTTTTAGCTGCAAGGCAAGCCCAGGGTTTCGGCCTTCTCTGTATCTGTACAGGGACCGGGGGAGCAAGTAGTAAACGGCAATTGGCCAGTGGCCACACCTGTCCACGGTTACGACGATGGTATCAGTGGAGTGTTACCATATCCAATTCTTTAGAGAAAGCAACATCCACATTGTCATCTTTAAAAAAACATCCATTATCCTCATTGAGTATACTGAAATTTAGCTTGTCTCCGAAAAAAAAGCATATGTCAACTCTATTACCCAGAAAATTTCTGTAGAAGAATGTGCAAATATCCGTCTAAACTACTCCCTGAAAAAGATAAGAATTTCGTGTTTGATAACGACAACGATTAAGAATGTCGTGTGTCAACGCAAAAGATATCAGAAAAGTAGATAAGAAAAGTAGCTGTCGGAACTCGGAAGATGCATATATATAGAAGACAATACTGAAAATTGATATGTCAACAGGAAACCATTTCTTGGTCGGTGTGTTAAACATTAGCCTTGTCTTGTAAACGTCTTCTTGGAGCGCTGATGCACACATCTAAATTTCCAGTTGAAATTGGAACAATCTAACTAGAGCAACCACCGCAGCCGGATTAGCCACGCTAGTTACCAGGTGCACAATCAATCAGCCAGTATAACATTTTGGTGGACATACGTACGAGATCACAAACCATAGACCTGTTATCTTCTCCAATCCAatcacgccgccggccgcccacGAACCACCGGGAAAGTTTCCGCTCCGATCGACGTGCGCGTCTCGTCGTCGTCTCGTTTCTGCACAGGTCGTCAAACCTGAAAACGACATTCCCCTAACTGATCGATGCGCCGGTCGTCAGCCGAACCCGGAGAAAAAAAGTACTCGTACTACACAATCATGCCGAATTTGTCTTGTGCTGAAACAAGAAGTCAGAGGTAACATGGTCGATCTCACAATTCAATTTCTCCGGTTAGCCTACCACTTAGTGCCAAACCGCCAAAATTTCTCAACGCATGCACACTAAACAAAGTTCGGATAGCCTCCCACTATCTCGAACCAGTCCATCTCCCCCTCGAATCACTCCTGAATCATCGCCAGCCATGGCCCCTATAAATTCAGAAGCACGATCAGAGGGAGAGGGACAGAAAACAAATTCTAGAGAGAGGAGTTAAGCTCACACTTCTGAAAGAGGTGGTTTACAAGATTGCAGCAGGAGCGATGGAAGATGACTCGTGCAGGAGGGCGGGGGCGATACCGTTCAAGTGGGAGGTCTGCCCGGGGACGCCGAAGCACACGAGGAGCGCCAGCGCCGCGGCGGCATCGCCCGCCAAGGTGGCGCCGAAGCTGACGCTCACGCCGCCTCCGTCCAtgacgtcgtcgccgtcgccgtattACCACCACCACTCGGCTGCGTCGTCGCCTCGCGTCTCCTCCGCGCGCTCGGCGTCCGTGTCGCCGTCCCGGCGCCGGCCTTACGCGTACGCGGGCGGTCACCGCCGGGCGCCGCCGACTGCCTTCATTGACGCCGCGCCTCGGGCGGCGGTGACGGAATATGGCTCTGGCGCGCCTGAGGCAGAAACGGCGGCGTTCGGGTGCTTCGGGCTCCCTATGCTCCGGAGGAAGGGCATCAAGAAAAGCGCCGGGTTTGGGTTTGCGTCCGCATCGAGCTTCAGCTCCAGCTCTAGCTCGTCGGGAGGCAGCAGCTTCAGGTCGGACGGCGTAGGGCTTGGGATGCGACGGTCGGCGTCGATCTCGTCCGCCTCGTCGTTGCCGCTGCCGCCCGGGAGGAGGTACGCCGCCGAGGCGAGGGCGGAGGTGGATGCTATCGCTGCCACTGGACGAGGCTGGTACTTTTGAGTTTTGGGTCACACGGCGACCGGCCAGCTGCCGGCGTGTACGCTGTGGTTGGGCACGGCGATTATATGCGCACCATTGTTGCTTATTGGAGAATGCATAGGAAAATGAAGGCTCGCGTGATTTGAGATCCCAGCTTATGTAATTTTGCTGGAGACTGTTTGCGTGCGTGTACTTGTTTGCTCAATCCCTACAGCTAAGGGATAAGGCAGAGGAGGAGACACGAACAGTTTATCACTTGATCAGTTGATGTAAAACCAGTGAAGAAAATGAACTTActgtatagttttttttttcccgATTTTTGTGAAGAAAATAAACTCTCAAGATTTTTTTTCCAGATTTGCTAGAAATCATTCGTCTGATTTTTATTAAGAGTGAAATGCATCTATGGTCCATGaagttgttggccatgttcgaaacAGTCCTTGAACTCAAAAAATGCACCACTACAGTCCTCGATCTCGATCTGTACGTCAACATACCGTCCTAGATACGATTGACCACCGTATTTTGCTGACGTAGCGCAAGATCAGGCCCAGGACGTCCTTGCCCACCTTTTCAATCTTTGAACCGAGTTGTTCCCCACCGGAGTGCGGCAAGCATGGATCCCCGACCGGCGTTGATGTGCGTTGTGGTGACCGTCTCCGCGTGCTGACCCTCCTCGTGGCCGTACTGTCGCCGGCCGCGTCTCAACCACCCTCTCCTCCACGATCTGGACAACAACAATGGCAAAAAAAACCAATGGCTATTTGGCAGCTTCCTGGAGCGCGAAGTATTCTCCAGCCGCATCCCCAAAGCGTTCTCCAAACGGTGCCGGATCGAACGAGTttagggacgtgttttgttcgtgtcgcgtttgggagACGAGACGATTCGATGcgtctctgcgggaactgcaccgtcgctgcgcgccaataacttcggtcgcgaggtaggcgacagttaggttaaacttgaatgtgccgctgagtcggtcccgccactccctgcctcacttttcgttgtgtccggcgtgcccggagcgtcccctgtgtagcggggacgggattggggcgccggacaccgtattgagtCGCCCCAGACGAAAGGAGACCTTGGGAGCATAACTGGAAACGAAATTTCGTCTGGCGCGCTCCAAATCCCTGTGAGAGCCGTTTTGGGAGacaggctagagatgctctacacTCCAGGCCCCGCTGTCGGCCATTGTCGCCAGATTGACGTCCATCCCGTGCCGCAGGGAATCTACTCGAGGGTGTGGAGCCGGCCAGTTTGTGTGGGCTGCAGAGCCCGAggaacttagggcatctccaatgggctgACTCATTTCGGACGtctgaaatgtccgtttgcgtcggcgcgCGGATGCCATGcggcccagggcgaccgtttgcatCGGGAGTATCTCTAGCGGTGCGGACGCATTTATCTGACCGATGCCCTCGAACGCTGCGcagcggcaggacgagatgtccgatcgccggcgtgcgcggcgcgcgaagtgcgcgaagcgctccctgtTCGACGACAGTGTTGGCCCAtctggcggccagtagtaggccgcgtGACTGCGAGTAACCCATGTcgtggtaggccgcgcgacggcgcgcAGAGTACGACCACGatgacggcgggccggcgtgggatccggagacccagccgccggacattaccgaggaggaggccattgccatggcactggccaacagcgagcgcgacgagctcaacgagctcgctttgtgggacgggctcgcaatccagctccgcgagtccgcGCTGCTGCAGGGTAGGCCGGCGACTCCCCCGGCCACACCGACGCGTTCCAGCGACCGcgctccggctgctgctccggcctgggatccctggccaccttcaccacagcctcctgcgcAGGCGAAGGCCTGGCCGCAGTTGCCGCAGCCTgccctacctcctccaccgccggctgatggcgtgtaagcacacgtccgttgggaaccccaagaggaaggtgtaatgcgtacagcagcaagtttccctcagaaagaaaccaaggtttatcgaaccaggaggagccaagaagcacgttgaaggttgatggcagcgggatgtagtgcggcgcaacaccagggattccggcgccaacgtggaacctgcacaacacaaccaaattattttgccccaacgaaacagtgaggttgtcaatctcaccggcttgctgtaacaaaggatcagatgtatagtgtggatgatgattgtttgcagaaaacagtagaacaagtattgcaagagattgtattcaatgtaaaagaatggaccgaggtccacagctcactagaggtgtctctcccataagataaacaagcatgttgggtgaacaaactacagtcgggcaattgacaaatagagagggcatgaccatgcacatacatgatatgatgagtatagtgagatttaattgggcattacgacaaagtacatagaccgctatccagcatgcatctatgtctaaaaagtccaccttcagagttatcatccgaacccttccagcattaagttgcaaacaacagataattgcattaagtatggtgcgtaatgtaatcaataactacatcctctggacatagcatcaatgttttatccctagtggcaacaaagacatccacaaccttagaactttccgtcaccgtcccgcatttaatggaggcatgaacccactatcgagcataaatactccctcttggagttaagagtaaaaacttggccggagcctctactaataacggagagcatgcaagatcataaacaacacataggtaatagattgataatcaacataacatagtattctctatccatcgaatcccgacaaacacaacatatagaattacgtatagatgatcttgatcatgttaggcagctcacaagatccgacaatgaagcacatgaggagaagacgaccatctagctactgctatggatccatagtccaggggtgaactactcactcatcactccggaggcgaccatggcggtgaagagctcggtgtggttcctagtgcattggactcattaatcatttactgtgataacatgggtgccatcgccaatgcacaagagccaaggtcacacaagaggctgaagcatatcaagctgcgttaccacttgattcgcgagtacatcgaagatggagaagtaaagatttgcaaagtacacactgatctgaatgtagcagatccgttgactaaagctctccctagggcaaagcatgaccaacaccaaaatgccatgggtgttaggtatattacaatgtaatctagattattgactctagtgcaagtgggagatcgaaggagatatgccctagaggcaataataaagtggtttttatttatatctctatgtttatgataaatgtttatatgtcatgctataattgtattaaccgaaacattagtacatgtgtgatatgtagacaacaagaagtccctagtatgcctcttaaactagcttgttgattaatggatgattagtttcataatcatgaacattggatgttattaataacaaggttatatcattatatgaatgatgtaatggacacacccaattaagcgtagcataagatctcgtcattaagttatttgctataagctttcgatacatagttacctagtccttatgaccatgagatcatgtaaatcacttataccggaaaggtactttgattacatcaaacaccactcgcgtaaatgggtggctataaaggtgggattaagtatccggaaagtatgagttgaggcatatggatcaacaagtgggatttgtccatcccgatgacggatagatatactccgggccctctcggtggaatgtcgtctaatgtcttgcaagcatatgaatgagttcataagagaccacataccacggtacgagtaaagagtacttgtcagagacgaggttgaacaaggtatggagtgataccgaagatcaaacctcggacaagtaaaatatcgcgtgacaaaaggaattggtatcgtatgtgaatggttcattcgatcactaagtcatcgttgaatatgtgggagccattatggatctccggatcccgctattggttattggtcggagtgagtactcaaccatgtccgcatagttcacgaaccgtagggtgacacacttaaagttggatgttgaaatggtagtacttgaatatggaatggagttggaatatttgttcggagtcccggatgagatcccggacatcacgaggagttccggaatggtccggagaataagattcatatataggatgtcattttatgtgaataaaatgtcgcggaaggttctatggaaggttctagaaggttctagaaaagtccggaagaaaccaccaaggaaggtggagtccacatgggactccacctccatggccggccaaccctagtgggggaggagtcccaagtggactccccttagggggccggccaccccccatatgggaggtggaactcccaccttggtgggagtcctagctaggctaggtttcccctccctatggaaggtttttggttcgggtcttattcgaagacttggagaccaactcttggggatccacctatataatgaggggcatagggagggggccggccaaaccaaagccacaacctggccgccccccttgagtggccggccaccccctcccaaaccctagccgcccccctctcctccatagctcccgcgtgctttagcgaagctccgccggatttctccaccgccaccgacaccacgccgtcgtgctgtcggattcaagaggagctactacttcgctgcccgctggaacgggaggtggacgtcgtcttcatcaacaaccgaacgtgtgaccgagcacggaggtgctgcccgttcgtggcgccggaaccgatcgtgatcaagatcttctacgcgctttgcaagcggcaagtgaacgtctaccgcagcaacaagagcctcatcttgtaggctttggaatctcttcaagggtaagactcgataccccctcgttgctaccgtcttctagattgcatcttggcttggattgcgtgttcgcggtaggaaattttttgttttctatgcaacgttatcctacaaataggcccctgggcgttgatttcgtccaattccgagaatatttccttactaggatttctgaaaccaaaaacagcagaaaacaacaactggctcttcggcatctcgttaataggttagtgccggaaaatgcataaatacgacatataatgtgtataaaacatgtagatatcatcaataatgtggcatggaacataagaaattatcgatacgtcggagacgtatcaccggcgtaccagcttccatgaccaacgccggagttcatcgacctcgtcagcaACGACGATCAGTATGCAGTACCTAGGTTTTGTATGGCCTTTgtatgttttttattaatgtaaactaTGACTTTATGAAtgagaaaaaaaattatgcgtcatTTCGCTGGAGCCACCCCACGACAAACAGTTCGcgcggacgatttcgaccatttcggcgtCCTTACCCTACGATGATAACTTCAGTTTCCGGATGCACGGCGGCGGTGCCAGCTGTGGTCACCACTGCTGTCTCCGCCTCACGTGTTGAATACTTGCCGGCGTCCGACGTACCGATTCCGGCCAGATGAAAACCTTCGAAACTTGCAGCTAGCTAGATCGATTAATACTAGTACCAAAAGCAGTGTACGAACTTGCACAAGCACATACACGCGATCAGATTTGCCATAGTAGACCCGTCTCGAGCATGTTTTTTTCTTATTGCTTCACGCGATTGGGATACAGCGGTAGTTAATTGTACTGTATTGAGGACCGGACCGTATATGGACGTACCTAGCGAGATTGGGGACTGTAGTGATGCATTTTCTGAGTTCAAGGACCGTTTCAGACATAGCCAACAACTTCAAGGACTGTAGATGCATTTCACTCTTTTATTAAGGATAATTGGTTTCGTGTTCCACATAGGTTACAGTAGTACTAATCAGTTTTGCCCAACTCTCAAAACACTTTATTTTTCCCCTCCTCGCTCTAGCCCAGACTCGCAAATAACCAGACAATGTGTTTTCGTCGAGTCAAAGCCTTTGAATGTTTGCCCGCTCATAAACTGATATGAGTGGGACCGAGAAGCCCTTATATGTGGATTAGGAGACTTGGACATCGATAAAATAGCAAATAGCTGGTAGCGGGACCAAAACACCATTATAAGTGGGACCATGGCGTGGACATTTACAGGCTGGACCACGAGACGCCCACCATCAGATCTAAATCTAAAGGCTACTATgaatttactttatttttgagGAAAAGTAAATTCATAGTGATTATTGGTGGGACTATGAATTTACTGAAGCATTCCAATCAACAATGATTTTTTATTACAACAAAAAGTAGTAATGATTTGCACTCTTAATTTTGGAATAACGACAACATTTCTACTGATCACATAGTTCATTACAACAATTACTAACTAATTCCACCCTAATACTTATTATTCTCACCATTGTCGCCGCGATGCTTCTCTCTATGAACCATAGATCTCGCATCAATCTCTTCTCTCTACAAACCATAGATCTTGCAACACTCCGCGGTATCCACTACGAAAAATAGATCCCATCCCTATATCTCCGCACCTGTCACTATGCTCAAGAGTTGATTGTTAAACTTGGTCGTTACCTCCCGATATGCTTAAGGAGCGCTGGCGCCGGAGTCCTCCACTGGTGTGCCCCTTATGCGGGTATGTTCTTCATCCCTCTTGTTCTTCGCGCTTCATCTCGTTCTTCGTGCTTTATCTTGTTATTCTTTCTCTTCTTTAATCATCTCATCTCTTGTCAGATCCGCCAGGAGGCCGGTCAACTTGTGTCGGCCAGAGGATGTTGTGCAGATCGGTCGCGAGGTTGTCAACTTGTGATGCCGTGCAGATCGCTGACAAGGGTACCTGCACCGTGAAGATCTTCCAATCCTGACATGATAGTGTTGTGGAGAAGACAGATGTGTCCAAGGCCTACAAATGCAACTAGGAGCTTTTTCCTAAATATGTTTTGCTTTGTAGTTAGGTGACTATATGCACTACCACCATTTCAAtgtttaaggcttatattatttttagaaagtcaaactatttagtttttacaaaaaatcattaaaatatatagaaaatgcaaaatcaatatcattaatagataataaaatatgttttcatatggtatctataaaatattatatttacggatagatttttctaaaaaattgatcaaactttacttggtttgacttttaaaaAATATAAGACTTAATCTTTGGAATGGATATATTATCACTAGTAGGGAAAAAACTATAGGAGCTCGACTAATGGCAGCGAGCACTTGCCAGCGCACGCGGATGCTCTTAAAAAAAAGCGAGCCGAAAAAGAACACGCGAAGTGGCAGCGAGCGGCAAGATATTGCACGCGACTAGTAAGTGGGTCCCGCCTGCGCCTGAGCTAAGAACTTATCCGTAGCGTGCGACACTGCTGGCACGCGAGTAGTACGATCTTATTAGCCGCGTACCCCGTCGGCCGCATGCTGCAACAAGTTCACGACAGAGTGGAGCGATTTGTAATAGAAGCGTACACCTGTGTGGCCTGGTACTATTATATTGACTTAAACCGAAAATCCCATATGCGCATTTCAGTTTCCCCCTCCCGGCCAATTCACAAATCTGCCGCGCCTCGCCAATCTCTCTGGACGATCACGCACACCGCGCCTCTGACCCCCGCCGCTCCGCGCCTCGCCGTCGCTGGGCACCGACCGCGCCTCGCCTCCTTGCCGCCGACCACGCCGCGCCATGCCGCGCTCCCTCACCTATCCCCACCCGGTATGCACTaccgatgtctacacacgcttctattattgtagacagtgttgagcctccaaatGCAGAGGTTTGTAGTACAGACGCAagcttcccttaagtggatcacccaaggtttatcaaacttagGGAGGTAGAGAACAAATttatccctctcaaacaatcctgcaattatgatacaagaagtctcttttgtccccaacacatccaatacacttgtcatgtgtataggtgcactagttcggcgaagagatagtgaaatatggatgattataagtagtaattacaatctgaaataaaaaatgcCAGTAGGCAGACATGTAGCAGGactggttgtaaatggtgtttcaatgcttggaaacaaggcctagagatcatactttcagtagtggacactctcaacaatgataccataattgaatacaaagATATTATcagttcactatgctattctgaaccactctccggtttgataataaacacaaattcattaTGTAGGTTTGCATAAGCAtttcttaaagttcgcattcccaatctatggacaccccacgctgtcactttgagcatacaaagatggtactaactagtcaccacaattcataagtatttctataaattaagcataagaaacaaacacggtgtgcaagctttcgccttcacaccgttggacaaggtgtccccggagttcacataataaaaccacttgagtagctcaATAGTTGAAGATTAACATCTATTTATTCaattagattacaaagctcatgatcacataaagatcatacatggagagatagatagaccacatagctaccagtaaagctctcagcctcgggggagaactactcactcctcatcatgggagtaagcaattg contains:
- the LOC124699430 gene encoding uncharacterized protein LOC124699430 — its product is MEDDSCRRAGAIPFKWEVCPGTPKHTRSASAAAASPAKVAPKLTLTPPPSMTSSPSPYYHHHSAASSPRVSSARSASVSPSRRRPYAYAGGHRRAPPTAFIDAAPRAAVTEYGSGAPEAETAAFGCFGLPMLRRKGIKKSAGFGFASASSFSSSSSSSGGSSFRSDGVGLGMRRSASISSASSLPLPPGRRYAAEARAEVDAIAATGRGWYF